In Streptomyces hawaiiensis, one genomic interval encodes:
- a CDS encoding phosphocholine-specific phospholipase C translates to MSEVNRRRFLQLAGATTAFSALSASIQRAAALPANHRTGSIEDVEHIVVLMQENRSFDHYFGTLRGVRGFGDPRPVALDNGKPVWHQEKDGKEILPFHPDADDLGMQFLEGLPHSWPDGHQAYNGGKYDRWVPAKGTTTMAYLTREDIPFHYALADSFTVCDAYHCSFIGSTDPNRYYMWSGCTGNDGTGGGPVLGNDELGYGWTTYPERLEQSGISWKIYQDIGDGLDAKGSWGWIQDAYRGNYGDNSLLYFNRYRNAQPGDPWYDKARTGTNAKAGDGYFDLLKADVKAGKLPQISWIAAPEAFSEHSNWPSNYGAWYIAQVLDALTSNPEVWSKTALFITYDENDGFFDHVVPPLPPKDASRGLSTVDVSLDLFPGDGKNIAGPYGLGPRVPMLVVSPWSKGGYVCSETLDHTSILRFMERRFGVREPNISPWRRAICGDLTSAFDFSRKDTRPAPLPGTDEYEPQDRERHPDYKPTPPADPRMPRQERGLRRSRPLRYAPRVDASVDAAAGKLTLTFATGAKAGGAFHVTSGNRTDGPWMYTTEAGKTLSDTWNSAYSAGAYDLTVHGPNGFVRVFKGSNRTAGCEVTARHTGDDIELTFTNKGSGTARLKLSSGYAGRPSTVTVRPGATVCRTVELAASRRWYDLTVTAEGDKAFLRRFAGHVENGRPGVSDPAIITA, encoded by the coding sequence ATGTCCGAAGTCAACCGGCGCCGCTTTCTCCAACTCGCGGGTGCCACCACAGCTTTCAGCGCGCTGTCGGCCAGCATCCAGCGCGCCGCCGCCCTTCCGGCGAACCATCGCACCGGGTCGATCGAAGACGTCGAGCACATCGTCGTCCTCATGCAGGAGAACCGTTCTTTCGACCATTACTTCGGCACCCTGAGAGGCGTCCGCGGCTTTGGTGACCCCCGCCCGGTCGCCCTCGACAACGGCAAGCCGGTCTGGCACCAGGAGAAGGACGGCAAGGAGATCCTGCCGTTCCACCCGGACGCCGACGACCTCGGCATGCAGTTCCTGGAGGGCCTGCCGCACTCCTGGCCCGACGGCCATCAGGCCTACAACGGCGGCAAGTACGACCGGTGGGTGCCCGCCAAGGGCACGACGACCATGGCGTACCTGACCCGCGAGGACATCCCGTTCCACTACGCCCTCGCCGACTCCTTCACGGTCTGCGACGCCTACCACTGCTCGTTCATCGGCTCCACCGACCCGAACCGCTACTACATGTGGTCCGGCTGCACGGGCAACGACGGCACCGGCGGCGGCCCGGTCCTCGGCAACGACGAACTCGGCTACGGCTGGACGACCTACCCCGAGCGCCTGGAGCAGTCCGGCATCTCCTGGAAGATCTACCAGGACATCGGCGACGGCCTCGACGCCAAGGGCTCCTGGGGCTGGATCCAGGACGCCTACCGCGGCAACTACGGCGACAACTCCCTGCTGTACTTCAACAGGTATCGCAACGCCCAGCCCGGCGACCCCTGGTACGACAAGGCCCGCACCGGCACGAACGCCAAGGCCGGCGACGGCTACTTCGACCTGCTGAAGGCCGACGTCAAGGCCGGCAAGCTCCCGCAGATCTCCTGGATCGCCGCCCCCGAGGCCTTCTCCGAGCACTCCAACTGGCCGTCGAACTACGGCGCCTGGTACATCGCCCAGGTCCTGGACGCCCTGACCTCCAACCCGGAGGTCTGGTCCAAGACGGCCCTGTTCATCACGTACGACGAGAACGACGGCTTCTTCGACCACGTGGTGCCGCCGCTGCCCCCGAAGGACGCCTCCCGCGGCCTGTCCACCGTCGACGTCTCCCTCGACCTCTTCCCCGGCGACGGCAAGAACATCGCCGGCCCGTACGGCCTCGGCCCGCGGGTGCCGATGCTGGTCGTCTCGCCGTGGAGCAAGGGCGGCTACGTCTGCTCCGAGACCCTCGACCACACCTCGATCCTGCGGTTCATGGAACGCCGCTTCGGCGTGCGCGAGCCCAACATCTCGCCGTGGCGCCGGGCCATCTGCGGTGATCTGACCTCCGCGTTCGACTTCTCCCGCAAGGACACGCGCCCGGCCCCGCTGCCCGGCACCGACGAGTACGAGCCGCAGGACCGCGAACGCCACCCCGACTACAAGCCGACCCCGCCCGCCGACCCCCGCATGCCCCGGCAGGAACGCGGACTGCGCCGCTCCCGGCCGCTGAGGTACGCCCCGCGCGTGGACGCCTCGGTCGACGCGGCGGCAGGCAAGCTCACCCTCACCTTCGCCACCGGCGCGAAGGCGGGCGGCGCCTTCCACGTCACCTCCGGCAACCGCACCGACGGCCCCTGGATGTACACCACCGAGGCCGGCAAGACACTCTCCGACACCTGGAACTCGGCGTACTCGGCGGGCGCGTACGACCTGACCGTGCACGGACCGAACGGCTTCGTGCGGGTCTTCAAGGGCTCGAACAGGACGGCCGGCTGCGAGGTCACCGCCCGCCACACCGGCGACGACATCGAGCTGACCTTCACCAACAAGGGTTCCGGCACGGCACGGCTGAAGCTCTCCAGCGGCTACGCCGGCCGTCCCTCGACCGTCACCGTCCGCCCGGGCGCGACGGTGTGCCGGACCGTGGAACTCGCCGCCAGCCGCCGCTGGTACGACCTGACCGTCACCGCCGAGGGCGACAAGGCGTTCCTGCGGCGGTTCGCGGGGCACGTCGAGAACGGGCGGCCGGGGGTGAGCGACCCGGCGATCATCACCGCGTAG
- a CDS encoding anhydro-N-acetylmuramic acid kinase: protein MRVIGLMSGTSYDAIDAAAAELDLVGDSLVLKPLGMVSEPYDGELREALAAALPPGTTTLGEVCRLDTRIGQAFAAAAVRAGRELCEGHAELVASHGQTVYHWVAGAEVHGTLQLGQPAWIAEATGLPVVADFRPRDIAAGGQGAPLVSLVDLLWLRGRPGRPVALNIGGIANLTAPDGTAFDTGPGCALIDAAARGFSGGALAYDTDGALAARGRVHGPLLDRLLEEPYYALPAPKTTGKELFHLGHLRDALAGFGTLPAEDVVATLTMLTARTVADAVGPVGATEVIASGGGTRNPVLMSMLAELLRGVAVRTSDDLGLPSDAKEAYAFAVLGFLTLHGLPGTEPASTGARHPSVLGSVTPGRDGLRLPPRAARQPTRLLLE from the coding sequence ATGCGGGTGATCGGTCTCATGTCCGGGACGTCGTACGACGCGATCGACGCGGCGGCGGCCGAGCTGGATCTCGTCGGCGACAGCCTGGTGCTGAAGCCACTGGGCATGGTGAGCGAACCGTACGACGGCGAACTCCGCGAGGCCCTGGCCGCCGCGCTGCCGCCGGGGACCACCACGCTGGGCGAGGTGTGCCGGCTCGACACCCGGATCGGGCAGGCCTTCGCGGCGGCCGCGGTCCGGGCCGGCCGTGAACTGTGCGAGGGGCACGCCGAGCTGGTGGCCTCGCACGGGCAGACCGTCTACCACTGGGTCGCCGGCGCCGAGGTCCACGGCACCCTCCAGCTCGGGCAGCCGGCCTGGATCGCCGAGGCGACCGGGCTGCCCGTGGTGGCCGACTTCCGGCCCCGTGACATCGCCGCCGGCGGGCAGGGCGCGCCGCTGGTCAGCCTGGTCGACCTGCTGTGGCTGCGCGGCCGCCCGGGCCGGCCCGTCGCGCTCAACATCGGCGGGATCGCCAACCTCACCGCGCCGGACGGGACGGCCTTCGACACGGGGCCGGGCTGTGCGCTGATCGACGCGGCGGCCCGGGGGTTCAGCGGCGGAGCGCTGGCCTACGACACGGACGGGGCGCTGGCCGCGCGGGGCCGGGTGCACGGGCCGCTGCTGGACCGGCTGCTGGAAGAGCCGTACTACGCGCTGCCCGCACCGAAGACGACGGGCAAGGAGCTGTTCCACCTCGGTCATCTGCGGGACGCGCTGGCCGGGTTCGGGACGCTGCCCGCCGAGGACGTCGTCGCGACGCTGACCATGCTGACGGCCCGGACGGTGGCGGACGCGGTAGGGCCGGTGGGCGCGACGGAGGTGATCGCCTCGGGCGGCGGGACGCGCAACCCGGTGCTGATGTCGATGCTCGCGGAGCTGTTGCGGGGGGTGGCCGTGCGGACCTCGGACGACCTCGGTCTGCCGTCGGACGCCAAGGAGGCGTACGCCTTCGCTGTACTGGGCTTCCTGACCCTGCACGGCCTGCCGGGCACGGAACCGGCGAGCACCGGGGCCCGGCATCCCAGTGTGCTCGGGTCGGTGACCCCGGGACGGGACGGGCTGCGGCTTCCGCCACGGGCGGCTCGGCAGCCGACGCGGCTGCTCCTGGAATAG
- a CDS encoding MFS transporter yields the protein MTETQTVSPPTKRPVRQLLAASVGNAVEWYDWYAYTFLATYIADQVFPKSADNSLVPLLSTFAVFAVGFFMRPVGGLLMGAVADRHGRRAALTVTILLMGGSSLLVGLTPTYATVGVLAPVILVLARLLQGLSVGGEFAASTTFLVESAGPGRRGLFSSFQYVSTTVGQLVASGIATLLVNTLNDGQMNGWGWRVPFVLGAVLSLVGFWIRQGAQETRSAEQQRAPRPGLFEALRRHPRESLLIGGITAGGTIAYYTWTSYLPTYAELNAGIEKSDALLAGTISLAFFALLQPLGGLLSDRFGRRPLLLFFGLGFALLTVPLLHALRDSFAVLLLVQCAGMVLLTGFTSISAAVNAEIFPPRVRAAGIGFPYSLTVALFGGTAPYVGTLFKELGHSGLFPWYVAVLCLVSSLVYLRLPETAHAPLRR from the coding sequence GTGACAGAGACGCAGACGGTTTCCCCGCCGACGAAACGGCCCGTTCGCCAGCTCCTCGCCGCCTCCGTGGGCAACGCGGTGGAATGGTACGACTGGTACGCCTACACGTTTCTGGCCACCTACATCGCCGACCAGGTCTTCCCCAAGAGCGCCGACAACTCGCTGGTGCCCCTGCTGTCCACGTTCGCGGTGTTCGCGGTGGGCTTCTTCATGCGGCCGGTCGGCGGGCTGCTGATGGGCGCGGTCGCCGACCGGCACGGACGGCGGGCCGCGCTGACGGTCACCATCCTGCTCATGGGCGGCAGCAGCCTGCTGGTCGGACTGACCCCGACGTACGCCACGGTGGGCGTGCTCGCGCCGGTGATCCTGGTGCTCGCGCGACTGCTCCAGGGGTTGTCCGTGGGCGGCGAGTTCGCGGCATCGACGACCTTCCTGGTCGAGTCGGCGGGCCCCGGCCGGCGCGGGCTGTTCTCCAGCTTCCAGTACGTGTCGACGACGGTGGGGCAGCTGGTGGCCTCCGGCATCGCGACACTGCTGGTGAACACGCTGAACGACGGCCAGATGAACGGCTGGGGCTGGCGGGTGCCGTTCGTGCTCGGGGCCGTGCTGAGCCTGGTCGGCTTCTGGATCCGGCAGGGCGCGCAGGAGACCCGCAGCGCCGAGCAGCAGCGGGCCCCGCGCCCGGGCCTGTTCGAGGCGCTGCGCCGGCACCCGCGCGAGTCGCTGCTCATCGGCGGTATCACGGCGGGCGGCACCATCGCCTACTACACGTGGACGTCGTACCTGCCGACGTACGCCGAACTCAACGCCGGCATCGAGAAGTCGGACGCGCTGCTCGCGGGCACGATCTCACTGGCGTTCTTCGCGCTGCTGCAACCGCTCGGCGGCCTGCTCTCGGACCGCTTCGGCCGCCGCCCCCTGCTGCTCTTCTTCGGCCTGGGCTTCGCCCTGCTGACCGTGCCTCTGCTGCACGCCCTGCGCGACTCCTTCGCCGTGCTGCTGCTCGTGCAGTGCGCGGGCATGGTGCTGCTGACCGGGTTCACCTCGATCAGCGCGGCCGTGAACGCGGAGATCTTCCCGCCCCGGGTCCGCGCGGCGGGCATCGGTTTCCCCTACTCCCTGACGGTGGCCCTCTTCGGCGGCACGGCCCCGTACGTCGGCACCCTGTTCAAGGAGCTGGGGCACTCCGGGTTGTTCCCCTGGTACGTCGCGGTGCTCTGCCTGGTGTCGTCGCTGGTCTATCTGCGGCTGCCGGAGACGGCTCACGCGCCGCTGCGGCGGTGA
- a CDS encoding SDR family NAD(P)-dependent oxidoreductase, translating into MSTMLLTGATSGLGRHVAFELVRAGHTVLAHGRDEDRTRALVEELRAEGDAEGFVADLASLTQVRELAAHVGDAHPELDVLINNAGLGAGPPGSGRELSADGHELRLAVNYLAPVALTGALLPVLRANAPARIVNVGSAGQEPLDFTDPELTRRYSGLSAYCRSKFALAAHTFTLAEELDGSGVAVNVLHPATHMDTAMVREAGFTPRHTVADGAPGLIALATRDLGTGRYFDGTRAARADEAAYDPEVRGRLAAVTGQLLRA; encoded by the coding sequence ATGTCCACGATGCTGCTCACCGGCGCCACGTCCGGGCTCGGCCGCCATGTCGCCTTCGAGCTGGTCCGCGCCGGGCACACCGTCCTCGCCCACGGCCGGGACGAGGACCGGACGCGGGCGCTCGTCGAGGAGCTGCGGGCCGAGGGCGACGCCGAGGGGTTCGTCGCCGATCTCGCCTCGCTGACCCAGGTGCGGGAGCTGGCGGCGCATGTCGGGGACGCACATCCCGAACTGGACGTTCTGATCAACAACGCGGGCCTGGGTGCGGGGCCGCCCGGCTCCGGGCGTGAGCTGAGCGCCGACGGGCACGAGCTGCGGCTGGCGGTCAACTATCTGGCGCCGGTCGCGCTGACCGGCGCCCTGCTGCCGGTGCTGCGTGCCAACGCCCCCGCCCGGATCGTCAACGTCGGCTCGGCCGGACAGGAACCGCTCGACTTCACCGACCCGGAGCTCACCCGCCGCTACAGCGGCCTGTCGGCGTACTGCCGCAGCAAGTTCGCGCTCGCCGCCCACACCTTCACCCTCGCCGAGGAGCTCGACGGCAGCGGTGTCGCCGTGAACGTGCTGCACCCCGCGACCCACATGGACACCGCGATGGTCCGCGAGGCCGGCTTCACGCCCCGGCACACGGTCGCCGACGGCGCACCGGGCCTGATCGCGCTGGCGACCCGAGACCTGGGTACGGGCCGCTACTTCGACGGCACCCGTGCCGCGCGGGCGGACGAGGCGGCGTACGACCCCGAGGTGCGCGGACGCCTCGCGGCCGTGACCGGCCAGCTGCTCCGCGCCTGA
- a CDS encoding ATP-binding protein, producing the protein MTEVRPTAAASASLWERDEEVAAVERAVDSLCADRSSSGGLLVFRGEAGLGKTALLAETRRIAEARGCAVWSARGGETLRSVPFNVVRQLLQPALVSMLPEEAREYLGDWYDIAGPALGIADPGDRQADPQGVCDGLVAAVRRLARRDWPLVLLIDDAHWADQETLHWLAGLAERLDEMSVLVVVTRRPEEVSGASARHLDTVAAAADGPVTTLSALTPDATAGLTRATLGDHADAAFCREVWAVTAGNPYETVELLAKVQDSELEAVEARAGDLRELNRSARGGGLVARLEELGIDATRFAWAAAILGTGISTGLVAKLATLRPDDARRCAELLRTARILTAPDPATGRSADGDLEFVHPLIATAVYHSIPDALRTAMHGIAARIVADEGHGAAAAARHLLEVHPDDDEELVGQLREAAREHLAVGAPDAARRCLERALEEPPRPESHPHVLYELAEATFLTAPARTIGHLRTALAMPGLDGDQRVDAVFRLSQALLHNDQLEEAVRTVEAEAARLQPGPARMRLQAAQFMWEGLHAGEATSPGRSQRLADLARPCTGRDNSERALLILRGFDALMHGENAEEVAELCDRALVNGRLAPGLGWTDTEWGIELLLMLANAYAFTDRLDRAETLYNEALRAYETAGWSGGHLALAHAYVGIGHRRRGRLKEAEASLRESLRLAERVGRGLPLYWSATCSLVDTLLARGHVEPAWDVAERHGFAPPYPSTIVLPDPRSVRGRLLLAVGRTKDGINELEAAEKAAAARGHHNPVLVPWAADLARALSTEDPARAARLAVDVRRQAERFGTDTAIGEALRCAAGLETGQRAVRLYAQAVTYLEASPCQYEHAAARIEYGIAARSAADLHRGLDLAVSCGADGLEERARAALEAGVGPA; encoded by the coding sequence ATGACGGAGGTACGGCCCACGGCCGCCGCCTCGGCTTCCCTGTGGGAGCGCGACGAGGAGGTCGCCGCCGTCGAGCGGGCCGTCGACAGCCTGTGCGCGGACCGTTCCTCGTCCGGCGGACTGCTGGTCTTCCGTGGCGAGGCCGGACTCGGCAAGACCGCTCTGCTGGCCGAAACCCGCCGCATCGCCGAGGCCCGCGGCTGCGCGGTCTGGTCGGCACGCGGCGGCGAGACCCTCAGGTCGGTCCCCTTCAACGTGGTACGGCAGTTGCTGCAGCCGGCCCTGGTGTCGATGCTGCCGGAGGAAGCCCGCGAGTACCTCGGTGACTGGTACGACATCGCCGGCCCCGCCCTCGGCATAGCGGACCCCGGCGACCGGCAGGCCGATCCGCAGGGCGTGTGCGACGGCCTGGTCGCCGCCGTACGCCGGCTCGCCCGCCGGGACTGGCCGCTGGTGCTGCTGATCGACGACGCCCACTGGGCGGACCAGGAGACCCTGCACTGGCTCGCGGGGCTCGCCGAGCGCCTCGACGAGATGTCCGTCCTGGTCGTCGTCACCCGCCGCCCCGAGGAGGTCTCCGGTGCGAGCGCCCGCCACCTCGACACCGTCGCCGCCGCCGCGGACGGCCCCGTCACCACCCTGAGCGCCCTCACCCCGGACGCCACGGCCGGACTCACCCGCGCCACCCTGGGCGACCACGCGGATGCCGCGTTCTGCCGCGAGGTCTGGGCCGTCACCGCCGGCAATCCCTACGAGACCGTCGAACTCCTCGCCAAGGTGCAGGACAGCGAACTCGAAGCGGTCGAGGCCCGGGCCGGCGACCTGCGCGAACTGAACCGCTCGGCCCGCGGCGGCGGTCTCGTCGCCCGCCTGGAGGAACTCGGCATCGACGCCACCAGGTTCGCCTGGGCCGCCGCCATCCTCGGCACCGGCATCTCCACCGGCCTGGTCGCCAAGCTCGCCACCCTGCGCCCGGACGACGCCCGCCGCTGCGCCGAACTGCTGCGCACCGCCCGCATCCTCACCGCGCCCGACCCCGCGACCGGTCGCAGCGCCGACGGCGATCTGGAGTTCGTCCACCCGCTGATCGCGACCGCCGTCTACCACTCCATCCCCGACGCCCTGCGCACCGCCATGCACGGCATCGCCGCCCGGATCGTCGCCGACGAGGGACACGGCGCCGCGGCCGCCGCCCGCCACCTCCTGGAGGTCCACCCGGACGACGACGAGGAACTCGTCGGGCAGCTGCGCGAGGCCGCCCGCGAGCACCTCGCCGTCGGCGCCCCGGACGCCGCCCGGCGCTGCCTGGAGCGGGCCCTGGAGGAACCGCCCCGGCCCGAGTCCCACCCGCACGTGCTGTACGAACTCGCCGAGGCGACCTTCCTCACCGCGCCCGCCCGCACCATCGGCCACCTGCGGACGGCCCTCGCCATGCCCGGCCTCGACGGCGACCAGCGGGTCGACGCCGTCTTCCGGCTCTCCCAGGCGCTCCTGCACAACGACCAGCTGGAGGAGGCCGTCCGCACGGTCGAGGCGGAAGCCGCCCGGCTCCAGCCGGGCCCCGCCCGGATGCGGCTGCAGGCCGCGCAGTTCATGTGGGAGGGGTTGCACGCCGGCGAGGCCACCTCACCCGGCCGTTCCCAGCGGCTCGCCGACCTCGCCCGCCCCTGCACCGGCCGGGACAACTCCGAACGCGCCCTGCTCATCCTGCGCGGCTTCGACGCCCTGATGCACGGCGAGAACGCCGAGGAGGTCGCCGAGCTGTGCGACCGCGCCCTCGTCAACGGCCGGCTGGCCCCCGGACTCGGCTGGACCGACACCGAGTGGGGCATCGAACTGCTGCTGATGCTGGCCAACGCGTACGCCTTCACCGACCGCCTCGACCGCGCCGAGACCCTCTACAACGAAGCGCTGCGCGCCTATGAGACAGCCGGCTGGAGCGGCGGCCACCTCGCCCTGGCCCACGCCTACGTCGGGATCGGCCACCGCAGGCGGGGCCGGCTGAAGGAAGCGGAGGCGTCCCTGCGCGAGTCGCTGCGCCTCGCCGAGCGCGTCGGCCGCGGCCTGCCCCTGTACTGGTCCGCGACCTGCAGCCTGGTCGACACCCTGCTCGCCCGCGGCCATGTCGAGCCGGCCTGGGACGTCGCCGAACGGCACGGCTTCGCCCCGCCCTACCCGTCCACCATCGTCCTGCCCGACCCGCGCTCGGTGCGCGGCCGGCTGCTGCTGGCCGTCGGCCGCACCAAGGACGGCATCAACGAACTGGAAGCCGCGGAGAAGGCGGCGGCGGCCCGCGGCCACCACAACCCCGTGCTTGTCCCCTGGGCGGCCGACCTCGCCCGCGCCCTCAGCACCGAGGACCCGGCCCGGGCCGCCCGGCTCGCCGTCGACGTCCGCCGCCAGGCGGAGCGCTTCGGCACGGACACGGCGATAGGGGAGGCCCTGCGCTGCGCCGCCGGCCTGGAGACCGGCCAGCGAGCGGTCCGGCTCTACGCCCAGGCGGTCACGTACCTGGAGGCCTCGCCCTGCCAGTACGAGCACGCGGCGGCCCGTATCGAGTACGGCATCGCCGCCCGCTCGGCGGCCGACCTGCACCGCGGCCTGGACCTGGCGGTCTCGTGCGGGGCCGACGGACTGGAGGAGCGGGCTCGGGCGGCACTCGAGGCCGGTGTCGGCCCGGCGTAG
- a CDS encoding TetR/AcrR family transcriptional regulator has protein sequence MTSQAADRPEPVGVTRRSKITPEREQEFYDAVLEQLGECGYDSVTMEGIAASTRCSKSTLYRQWKTKPQFVAAALRSHRRTRCVDTGSLAEDLREAARAAGELSGRDTKLLQALAHAAGQDPELQRALREALVEPEIAALKEIIRRGVERGEVPADHPALEYIPAQLLGVLRVRPVLEGEWADPDYLVRFVDAAVLPALGLT, from the coding sequence ATGACGTCGCAGGCCGCGGACCGGCCCGAGCCGGTCGGTGTCACGCGCCGCTCCAAGATCACGCCCGAGCGTGAGCAGGAGTTCTACGACGCCGTGCTGGAACAACTGGGCGAGTGCGGCTACGACTCCGTCACCATGGAGGGGATCGCCGCCAGCACCCGGTGCAGCAAGTCCACGCTCTACCGTCAGTGGAAGACCAAGCCCCAGTTCGTGGCGGCGGCGTTGCGCTCCCACCGGCGGACGCGCTGCGTCGACACCGGCTCGCTGGCCGAGGACCTGCGGGAGGCGGCCCGGGCGGCGGGCGAGTTGTCCGGCCGGGACACCAAGCTGCTCCAGGCGCTCGCCCATGCCGCCGGCCAGGACCCGGAGCTGCAGCGCGCGTTGCGCGAGGCGCTGGTCGAGCCGGAGATCGCCGCGCTGAAGGAGATCATCCGGCGCGGGGTCGAACGCGGAGAGGTGCCCGCCGACCATCCGGCGCTGGAGTACATCCCGGCACAGCTGCTCGGCGTCCTGCGGGTGCGGCCCGTCCTGGAGGGCGAATGGGCCGACCCGGACTATCTGGTGCGGTTCGTGGACGCCGCCGTGCTGCCGGCGCTGGGCCTGACCTGA
- a CDS encoding MFS transporter, whose product MTSIQQQGDTRRGRRALVAGSVGNLIEWYEFGVYGYFATIIAARFFTPEGGSEAEALVRTYASFALAFFFRPVGAALFGRLGDRVGRRPVLVLVITLMTVATTLIGVLPTYAQAGALAPWLLTFLRVLQGLSAGGEFGGAVSVMTEFAPPGRRGLYGSWQSFTVALGLLAGAGAAALLATVLTEQQLGAWGWRLPFLLTLPLGLGALWLRLRLDETPAFVAERAGESPPAREVVRAVVLGAGRIMGWAAAGYTFLVVLPSYLQSSLGATFQQALVATVLANLGFAAMILPAGLLSDRLGRRAVMLTGAVLVVVLAVPLLNLLQESGVSNTVKGVAVCGAGAVVGLMAGPGPAMLSEMFPTRVRYTGLGLAYALSNAVFSGCAGLIITETIERTGSVDIPAYYAAAACAVSVPALLTLPPTRRVAVAKPAEERAG is encoded by the coding sequence GTGACGTCCATTCAGCAGCAAGGGGACACTCGGCGCGGCCGGCGGGCGCTGGTCGCGGGGTCGGTGGGCAATCTCATCGAGTGGTACGAGTTCGGCGTCTACGGCTACTTCGCGACGATCATCGCGGCGCGGTTCTTCACGCCGGAGGGCGGCAGCGAGGCCGAGGCTCTGGTCAGGACGTACGCGTCCTTCGCGCTCGCGTTCTTCTTCCGGCCCGTCGGGGCGGCGCTTTTCGGCCGTCTGGGCGACCGGGTCGGGCGGCGTCCGGTGCTGGTCCTCGTGATCACGCTGATGACGGTGGCGACGACACTGATCGGTGTGCTGCCGACGTACGCGCAGGCGGGTGCCCTGGCGCCCTGGCTGCTGACGTTCCTGCGGGTGCTCCAAGGGCTGTCGGCGGGTGGGGAGTTCGGCGGTGCGGTGTCGGTGATGACGGAGTTCGCTCCGCCGGGCCGGCGTGGACTGTACGGGTCGTGGCAGTCGTTCACGGTGGCGCTGGGGCTGCTGGCCGGTGCGGGTGCGGCGGCGCTGCTCGCAACCGTGCTGACGGAGCAGCAGTTGGGCGCCTGGGGCTGGCGGCTGCCGTTCCTGCTCACGCTGCCGCTGGGGCTGGGCGCCTTGTGGCTGAGGCTGCGGCTGGACGAGACGCCGGCGTTCGTGGCGGAACGGGCCGGGGAATCCCCTCCCGCGCGTGAGGTGGTCCGGGCCGTCGTGCTGGGCGCGGGGCGGATCATGGGCTGGGCCGCGGCCGGTTACACGTTCCTCGTCGTGCTGCCGTCGTATCTGCAGAGCTCGCTGGGCGCGACGTTCCAGCAGGCGCTGGTGGCGACCGTGCTGGCCAATCTGGGTTTCGCGGCCATGATCCTGCCGGCGGGGCTGCTCAGCGACCGGCTCGGGCGGCGGGCGGTGATGCTGACGGGGGCGGTGCTGGTGGTGGTCCTCGCGGTGCCGTTGCTCAACCTTCTGCAGGAGTCCGGCGTTTCGAACACCGTGAAGGGAGTGGCGGTGTGCGGCGCGGGTGCGGTGGTGGGGCTGATGGCGGGGCCGGGCCCGGCGATGCTGTCGGAGATGTTCCCGACCCGAGTGCGATACACGGGCCTGGGACTCGCCTACGCGCTGTCCAATGCGGTGTTCTCGGGGTGCGCCGGGCTCATCATCACGGAGACCATCGAGCGCACGGGGAGCGTGGACATCCCCGCGTACTATGCGGCGGCGGCGTGCGCGGTGAGCGTGCCGGCCCTTCTGACGCTGCCGCCGACGCGGCGGGTCGCGGTGGCCAAGCCGGCGGAGGAGAGGGCCGGGTGA